A section of the Chlorocebus sabaeus isolate Y175 chromosome 13, mChlSab1.0.hap1, whole genome shotgun sequence genome encodes:
- the AKAP7 gene encoding A-kinase anchoring protein 7 isoform X6: MGQLCCFPFSRDEGKISEKNGGEPDDAELVRLSKRLVENAVLKAVQQYLEETQNKNKPGEGSSVKTEAADRNGNDNENHRK; the protein is encoded by the exons ATGGGCCAGCTTTGCTGCTTTCCTTTCTCAAGAGATGAAGGAAAAATCA GTGAAAAGAACGGAGGGGAGCCCGATGACGCTGAACTAGTAAGGCTCAGTAAAAGGCTGGTGGAGAACGCGGTGCTCAAGGCTGTCCAGCAGTATCTGGAGGAAACACAGAATAAAAACAAGCCAGGGGAGGGGAGCTCTGTGAAAACTGAAGCAGCTGATCGGAATGGCAATGACAATGAGAACCACAGGAAATGA
- the AKAP7 gene encoding A-kinase anchoring protein 7 isoform X5 has protein sequence MGQLCCFPFSRDEGKISKKPIGIRDLINEALHRETMGLKSKVKQIKEFLLKPETQAKIRRELFEERLTNNSNPANNVDFSTTLT, from the exons ATGGGCCAGCTTTGCTGCTTTCCTTTCTCAAGAGATGAAGGAAAAATCA gcaAGAAACCTATTGGAATTCGAGACTTAATTAATGAAGCTTTGCATCGAGAAACGATGGGTCTGAAGTCCAAAGTGAAACAGATAAAGGAATTTTTATTAAAGCCTGAGACTCAGGCCAAAATTAGGAGGGAACTTTTTGAAGAAAGACTTACTAACAACAGTAATCCAGCAAATAACGTTGATTTCAGCACAACTTTGACATAA
- the AKAP7 gene encoding A-kinase anchoring protein 7 isoform X4: MGQLCCFPFSRDEGKISELESSSSAVLQRYSKDIPSWSSGEKNGGEPDDAELVRLSKRLVENAVLKAVQQYLEETQNKNKPGEGSSVKTEAADRNGNDNENHRK; encoded by the exons ATGGGCCAGCTTTGCTGCTTTCCTTTCTCAAGAGATGAAGGAAAAATCA GTGAGTTGGAAAGCTCGTCCTCTGCAGTCCTACAGAGATACAGCAAGGACATACCCAGTTGGTCAAGTG GTGAAAAGAACGGAGGGGAGCCCGATGACGCTGAACTAGTAAGGCTCAGTAAAAGGCTGGTGGAGAACGCGGTGCTCAAGGCTGTCCAGCAGTATCTGGAGGAAACACAGAATAAAAACAAGCCAGGGGAGGGGAGCTCTGTGAAAACTGAAGCAGCTGATCGGAATGGCAATGACAATGAGAACCACAGGAAATGA